Proteins encoded within one genomic window of Acidovorax sp. 107:
- the hslU gene encoding ATP-dependent protease ATPase subunit HslU — MSSMTPQEIVSELDHHIVGQASAKRAVAIALRNRWRRQQVEGSLRQEITPKNILMIGPTGVGKTEIARRLAKLADAPFIKVEATKFTEVGYVGKDVDSIIRDLAEMAVKQTRETEMKKVRARAEDAAEERILDVLIPPARAAAGTEPVADNTARQVFRKKLREGALADKEIEIDVAEARPSLEIMGPQGMEEMTEQLRGMFSQLGQDKRKTRKLKIAEALKLITDEEAGKLVNEEEIKTRAVQNAEQNGIVFIDEIDKVAARQESSGADVSRQGVQRDLLPLVEGTTVSTKYGMIKTDHILFIASGAFHLSKPSDLIPELQGRFPIRVELESLSVKDFEAILTQTHASLVKQYQALLATEGVTLEFAPEGITRLARIAFEVNERTENIGARRLSTVMERLLDEVSFDATRLSGQTITIDAAYVDARLQTLSQDEDLSRYIL; from the coding sequence ATGTCGTCCATGACCCCCCAGGAAATCGTCTCCGAGCTGGACCACCACATCGTGGGCCAGGCCAGCGCCAAGCGCGCCGTGGCCATTGCACTGCGTAACCGCTGGCGCCGCCAGCAGGTCGAGGGCAGCCTGCGCCAGGAGATCACGCCCAAGAACATCCTCATGATCGGCCCCACCGGCGTGGGCAAGACCGAGATCGCACGCCGCCTGGCCAAGCTGGCTGATGCGCCCTTCATCAAGGTCGAGGCCACCAAGTTCACCGAGGTGGGCTACGTGGGCAAGGACGTGGACTCCATCATCCGCGACCTGGCCGAGATGGCCGTCAAGCAGACGCGCGAGACCGAGATGAAGAAGGTGCGCGCCCGCGCCGAAGATGCTGCCGAGGAGCGCATCCTGGACGTGCTGATCCCCCCGGCCCGCGCCGCAGCAGGCACCGAGCCTGTCGCTGACAACACGGCTCGCCAGGTCTTTCGCAAGAAGCTGCGCGAAGGCGCGCTGGCCGACAAGGAGATCGAGATCGACGTGGCCGAGGCCCGTCCGTCGCTTGAGATCATGGGCCCGCAGGGCATGGAAGAGATGACCGAGCAGCTGCGCGGTATGTTCAGCCAACTGGGGCAGGACAAGCGCAAGACCCGCAAGCTCAAAATCGCCGAGGCCTTGAAGCTCATCACCGACGAAGAGGCTGGCAAGCTGGTCAACGAAGAGGAAATCAAGACCCGCGCTGTGCAGAACGCTGAGCAGAACGGCATCGTCTTCATCGATGAGATCGACAAGGTGGCCGCGCGGCAGGAAAGCAGTGGCGCGGACGTGTCGCGCCAGGGCGTGCAGCGCGACCTGCTGCCGCTGGTGGAGGGCACCACGGTGTCCACCAAGTACGGCATGATCAAGACGGACCACATCCTGTTCATCGCGTCGGGCGCCTTCCACCTGTCCAAGCCCAGCGACCTGATTCCAGAGCTGCAGGGGCGTTTCCCGATCCGGGTGGAACTGGAATCGCTGTCGGTCAAGGACTTCGAAGCCATCCTCACGCAGACCCACGCGTCGCTGGTCAAGCAATACCAGGCGCTGCTGGCCACCGAGGGCGTCACGCTGGAGTTCGCGCCCGAGGGCATCACCCGCCTGGCGCGCATCGCGTTCGAGGTGAACGAGCGCACCGAGAACATCGGCGCGCGCCGCCTGTCCACGGTGATGGAGCGCCTGCTGGATGAGGTGAGTTTTGACGCCACGCGCCTGTCTGGCCAGACCATCACCATCGACGCCGCCTACGTCGATGCGCGCCTGCAGACCCTGAGCCAGGACGAGGACCTGTCGCGCTACATCCTGTGA
- a CDS encoding STAS domain-containing protein: protein MSKEETTPGGLLSKVVRFVKNPTVNWTELDSIQDDRESQYSKQMLKEMIERKRRNDFVRRREFDQLRKLRQREVLQGQRVEDAAGRPSFFQSSMASPDERAVTLKKIDEIEAQMSQQWWKSKQGADAPTQPGVMPDSSTEASSEEHARAYAPTVPGSLSAPLDTKPAVQPLFADDSMAIGRFGGTDATMLPGSTPPVEASFSPAAPTAAPAPAFEPEEFVHEPDLEEAAIRFANGDHAGAESGLLEVLAQHQQDDPAQQLEIWMTLFDLYRATGRHDGFDTLAIDFAAQYGRSAPLWFSIPAQLGLVVEAAPAAAEPAPAMRRDFSWNAPPTVAVSSVAALQASLARAASPWTLSWSRLTAIDEAAVPLLADQVSLWADRDVQIVFSGVEKLHALLDAKTQSGDRSNSPEWWRLRMAAMRLMGKPDEFELVALDYCVTYEVSPPSWVSPRCGYSDNEGVSSGSAPLAVDSDFVASDLGESSISPVDAGPIAQLSGHIDGDATPLLQPFEVHLKPGVPLTIACDKLIRVDFAAAGSVLNWAAEQQGHGHVIQFHNLQRLVAIFFNVIGINEHAWVVPRKN, encoded by the coding sequence ATGAGCAAGGAAGAAACCACCCCTGGCGGCCTGCTATCGAAGGTGGTGCGGTTCGTGAAAAATCCGACCGTGAACTGGACGGAGCTCGACTCCATCCAGGACGACCGGGAGAGCCAGTACAGCAAGCAGATGCTCAAGGAGATGATCGAGCGCAAGCGCCGCAACGACTTCGTGCGGCGCCGTGAGTTCGATCAGCTGCGCAAGCTGCGCCAGCGCGAGGTGCTGCAGGGGCAGCGCGTGGAAGACGCCGCCGGTCGTCCTTCGTTCTTCCAGAGCAGCATGGCGTCACCCGACGAACGGGCCGTCACGCTCAAGAAGATCGATGAGATCGAAGCGCAGATGTCCCAGCAGTGGTGGAAGAGCAAGCAGGGCGCCGACGCCCCCACCCAGCCCGGCGTGATGCCCGATTCCAGCACGGAAGCCTCTTCGGAAGAGCACGCCCGTGCCTATGCACCCACGGTGCCCGGGAGCCTGTCGGCCCCGCTGGACACCAAGCCCGCCGTTCAGCCCCTGTTTGCCGATGACAGCATGGCCATTGGCCGCTTTGGTGGCACGGACGCCACCATGCTGCCGGGCAGCACCCCACCCGTCGAAGCATCCTTCAGCCCTGCGGCACCTACGGCTGCGCCCGCGCCCGCATTCGAACCGGAGGAATTCGTGCACGAACCCGACCTTGAAGAAGCCGCGATCCGGTTTGCCAATGGTGACCATGCAGGGGCCGAGTCCGGCCTGCTGGAAGTGCTGGCCCAGCACCAGCAGGACGACCCCGCCCAGCAGCTCGAAATCTGGATGACGCTGTTCGACCTGTATCGGGCCACCGGGCGGCACGACGGTTTCGACACCCTGGCCATCGACTTTGCCGCGCAGTATGGCCGCTCGGCCCCGCTGTGGTTCTCCATCCCGGCGCAGCTGGGCCTTGTGGTGGAGGCTGCACCGGCTGCCGCCGAACCCGCCCCCGCCATGCGCCGCGATTTCAGCTGGAACGCCCCGCCCACCGTGGCCGTGTCTTCGGTGGCGGCCCTGCAGGCCTCGCTGGCCCGTGCGGCATCGCCCTGGACGCTGTCCTGGTCGCGCCTCACGGCCATCGACGAGGCTGCGGTGCCCCTGTTGGCCGACCAGGTCAGCCTGTGGGCCGACCGGGATGTCCAGATTGTGTTTTCAGGGGTGGAAAAGCTCCATGCTCTGCTGGATGCCAAGACCCAGTCAGGCGACCGCTCCAACAGCCCCGAATGGTGGCGCTTGCGCATGGCCGCCATGCGCCTCATGGGCAAACCCGACGAGTTTGAACTGGTGGCGCTGGACTACTGCGTGACCTACGAGGTCTCTCCGCCCTCCTGGGTATCGCCGCGCTGCGGATATTCGGACAATGAGGGTGTGTCGTCTGGCTCGGCCCCCCTGGCGGTCGACAGCGACTTTGTGGCGTCCGATCTGGGTGAATCGTCGATTTCCCCTGTGGATGCCGGGCCCATCGCACAGCTCAGTGGCCATATCGATGGCGATGCCACGCCCCTGCTGCAGCCGTTCGAGGTGCACCTCAAGCCCGGTGTGCCACTGACCATCGCCTGCGACAAACTGATCCGGGTGGACTTTGCTGCCGCGGGCTCCGTGCTCAACTGGGCGGCCGAGCAACAGGGTCACGGCCATGTGATCCAGTTCCACAACCTGCAGCGACTGGTGGCGATCTTCTTCAACGTGATCGGCATCAACGAGCACGCCTGGGTGGTGCCCCGAAAGAACTAG
- the dapF gene encoding diaminopimelate epimerase — protein sequence MQIRFTKMQGAGNDFVVLDETQGRLGLSTAQYRFLADRHFGVGADQILTVRPSPGDGIDFEYVIHNADGGEVEQCGNGARCFARFVHDRGLSGKDTLRVQTKSGVIAPRLTGDGRVTVDMGRPEFDPAKVPFDTTGLTPVQQGLGQKWPVALEEYASGASVLVAVASMGNPHAVQLVDDVDTAPVAQTGPLIERHARFPQRVNAGYLQIVDRSHVRLRVFERGAGETLACGTGACAAVASGIRLGLLDPEVHVDTRGGRLTIAWSGQEADSVFMTGPATTVFEGQIDIPDTLV from the coding sequence ATGCAGATTCGCTTCACCAAAATGCAAGGCGCGGGCAACGATTTTGTGGTGCTCGACGAGACCCAGGGCCGCCTGGGGCTGAGCACGGCCCAATACCGCTTTCTGGCAGACCGACACTTCGGCGTGGGGGCCGACCAGATTCTCACAGTGCGTCCTTCGCCGGGTGACGGCATCGATTTTGAATACGTGATCCACAACGCCGACGGCGGCGAGGTGGAGCAGTGCGGCAACGGCGCGCGCTGCTTTGCGCGCTTTGTGCACGACCGGGGCCTGTCGGGCAAGGACACCCTCCGCGTGCAGACCAAAAGCGGCGTGATTGCGCCCCGCCTCACAGGCGACGGCCGCGTCACGGTGGACATGGGGCGGCCCGAGTTCGACCCCGCCAAGGTGCCGTTCGACACCACCGGTCTCACGCCTGTGCAGCAGGGTTTGGGACAAAAATGGCCGGTAGCGCTAGAGGAATATGCCTCTGGCGCTTCTGTTTTGGTAGCAGTAGCCTCCATGGGCAACCCGCATGCGGTGCAGCTGGTGGACGACGTGGACACCGCTCCCGTCGCGCAGACCGGGCCGCTGATCGAGCGCCATGCGCGCTTTCCCCAGCGGGTGAACGCGGGCTACCTGCAGATCGTGGACCGCTCCCATGTGCGCCTGCGCGTGTTTGAGCGCGGCGCGGGCGAAACCCTGGCCTGCGGCACCGGAGCCTGCGCGGCCGTGGCCAGCGGCATCCGGCTGGGCCTGCTCGACCCCGAGGTGCATGTGGACACGCGTGGCGGCCGCCTCACCATTGCCTGGAGCGGCCAGGAGGCTGATTCCGTTTTCATGACCGGCCCGGCCACCACGGTGTTCGAAGGCCAGATCGACATTCCCGACACGCTCGTATGA
- the lepB gene encoding signal peptidase I: MLLNWIKSNRWFIVLLLCFGVFRTAVADWNPIPSGSMRPTLLEGDVVLVNRLAYDVKLPLTDVILAHIDDPQRGDVVTFSSPQDGTRLIKRIAALPGDTVEMRNEVLYINGQAAEYEMPDSVQEPALLGHTLTATRWTERLLGHERRVQWLQGVTARSSFDPVQVPEGEYLVLGDNRDNSADSRYIGLVPRHLLIGQAHRVLLSADVLGHWAPRLERFGKAL; the protein is encoded by the coding sequence ATGCTGCTGAACTGGATCAAATCGAACCGATGGTTCATCGTGCTGCTGTTGTGCTTTGGCGTCTTTCGCACCGCCGTGGCCGACTGGAACCCCATCCCTTCGGGCTCGATGCGGCCCACGCTGCTGGAGGGGGACGTGGTGCTGGTCAACCGCCTGGCCTACGACGTGAAGCTGCCGCTCACGGACGTGATCCTGGCGCACATCGACGACCCGCAGCGCGGCGATGTGGTCACCTTCTCTTCGCCGCAGGACGGCACCCGCCTGATCAAGCGCATTGCCGCGTTGCCCGGCGACACGGTGGAAATGCGCAACGAGGTGCTCTACATCAACGGTCAGGCGGCCGAATACGAGATGCCCGATTCTGTGCAGGAGCCAGCGTTGCTGGGCCACACGCTCACTGCCACGCGCTGGACGGAGCGCCTGCTGGGGCATGAGCGCCGCGTGCAGTGGCTGCAGGGCGTGACGGCCCGCAGCAGCTTCGATCCGGTGCAAGTGCCCGAGGGCGAATATCTCGTGTTGGGTGACAACCGGGACAACAGTGCCGACTCCCGCTACATCGGCCTGGTGCCGCGCCACCTGCTCATCGGGCAAGCGCACCGCGTGCTGCTGTCGGCCGATGTGCTGGGCCATTGGGCGCCGCGCCTGGAGCGCTTCGGCAAGGCGCTGTAG
- a CDS encoding GTP-binding protein, which yields MALIPVTILTGFLGSGKTTLLKRLLSEAHGQKIAVIENEFGEENIDNDILVTESKEQIVQMSNGCICCTIREDLRETLQLLAAKKRKGLLDFDRIVIETTGVADPGPVAQTFFMDEEIAETYLIDSIITLVDAKHAPQQLNDRQEARRQVGFADQIFLSKTDLVSQDETEALIHRLKHMNPRAPIKAVHFGEVPLKEVLDLRGFNLNAKLDIDPDFLKEEGEGHDHHDHDHEHGEHCSHPSHQHDHGHGHHHHHDDDVKSFVYRSDRPFDPAKLEDFLGAIVNIYGPRMLRYKGVLNMKGTERKVIFQGVHQLMGSDLGPQWAEGEPRTSKMVFIGIDLPKDIFLQGLEQSLV from the coding sequence ATGGCACTGATCCCCGTTACCATCCTCACCGGCTTTCTGGGCTCTGGCAAAACCACCTTGCTCAAGCGCCTCTTGAGCGAAGCCCACGGCCAGAAGATCGCCGTGATCGAGAACGAATTCGGCGAAGAGAACATCGACAACGACATCCTCGTGACCGAGTCCAAGGAGCAGATCGTGCAGATGAGCAATGGCTGCATCTGCTGCACCATCCGCGAAGACCTGCGCGAAACCCTGCAGTTGCTGGCCGCCAAGAAGCGCAAGGGCCTGCTCGACTTTGATCGCATCGTGATCGAGACCACCGGCGTGGCCGACCCCGGCCCCGTGGCCCAGACCTTCTTCATGGACGAAGAGATCGCCGAAACCTATCTGATCGACTCGATCATCACGCTGGTGGACGCCAAGCATGCGCCCCAGCAGCTCAATGACCGCCAGGAGGCACGCCGCCAGGTGGGTTTTGCGGACCAGATCTTCCTGTCCAAGACCGACCTGGTGTCCCAGGATGAGACCGAGGCGTTGATCCATCGCCTGAAGCACATGAACCCGCGCGCGCCCATCAAGGCCGTGCATTTTGGCGAGGTGCCGCTCAAGGAGGTGCTGGACCTGCGGGGCTTCAATCTCAATGCCAAGCTGGACATTGACCCCGACTTCCTGAAGGAGGAAGGGGAGGGGCACGACCACCACGACCATGACCACGAGCACGGCGAGCACTGCAGCCACCCTTCGCACCAGCACGACCACGGGCATGGCCACCACCATCACCACGACGATGACGTGAAGAGTTTTGTCTACCGTTCGGACCGCCCGTTCGACCCGGCCAAGCTCGAAGACTTCCTCGGGGCCATCGTCAACATTTACGGCCCGCGCATGCTGCGTTACAAAGGCGTACTGAATATGAAGGGCACTGAGCGCAAGGTGATCTTCCAGGGCGTGCACCAGCTCATGGGCAGTGACCTGGGCCCCCAGTGGGCCGAGGGCGAGCCGCGCACGAGCAAGATGGTGTTCATTGGCATTGATCTGCCCAAGGACATCTTTCTGCAAGGGCTGGAGCAAAGCCTGGTCTGA
- the dksA gene encoding RNA polymerase-binding protein DksA, whose product MKADTSKPKGATKVTPAAAKSAAAPAASKVAAKATAKTAAAPKVTAPPAAVAAPAAAPALQAGSQVPVRTTRPSSRLAQLTVPSMAQTVASTAAKASYQHTMPTTAQAQPTYMAAKKDPKLANNWKTKSVAELTDAEVMAMPDSEYMNEKQMAFFRLKLVQLKQDIHNSAGETTEHLREDTVVVPDPADRATIEEEHALELRTRDRERKLLKKIEQSIARIDAGDYGYCDETGEPIGVGRLIARPTATLSLEAQQRRELKQKMFGD is encoded by the coding sequence GTGAAAGCCGATACCAGCAAACCCAAGGGGGCCACCAAGGTAACCCCTGCCGCGGCAAAAAGCGCCGCCGCCCCAGCGGCATCCAAAGTTGCTGCGAAGGCCACTGCCAAAACTGCTGCGGCGCCCAAGGTGACCGCACCCCCTGCCGCCGTGGCGGCACCTGCTGCGGCGCCCGCGCTGCAAGCGGGCTCGCAGGTACCCGTGCGCACAACCCGGCCTTCTTCCCGATTGGCCCAATTGACCGTACCATCCATGGCACAGACGGTGGCCTCCACAGCTGCCAAAGCCAGTTACCAACACACCATGCCCACGACCGCGCAAGCGCAGCCCACTTACATGGCTGCCAAAAAAGACCCCAAGCTGGCGAACAACTGGAAAACCAAGTCCGTTGCCGAGCTGACCGACGCTGAAGTCATGGCCATGCCCGACAGCGAGTATATGAACGAAAAGCAGATGGCGTTCTTCCGTCTCAAGCTCGTTCAGCTCAAGCAGGACATCCACAACAGTGCCGGTGAAACCACCGAACACCTGCGTGAAGACACGGTGGTCGTGCCCGACCCGGCCGACCGCGCCACCATCGAAGAAGAACACGCGCTGGAGCTGCGCACCCGCGACCGCGAGCGCAAGCTGCTCAAGAAGATCGAGCAGTCGATCGCCCGCATCGACGCAGGTGACTATGGCTACTGCGACGAGACCGGTGAGCCCATTGGTGTCGGCCGCCTGATCGCGCGCCCCACGGCCACGCTGTCGCTGGAAGCGCAGCAGCGCCGCGAACTCAAGCAGAAGATGTTCGGAGATTGA
- the hslV gene encoding ATP-dependent protease subunit HslV, translated as MDSSQDNHPVFHGTTILSVRRQTPSGLQVAIGGDGQVTLGNIVVKGTARKVRKLYHGKVLAGFAGATADAFTLFERFEAKLEKHQGHLTRAAIELTKDWRTDRVLRRLEAMLAVADASASLIITGNGDVLEPEQGIVAIGSGGAYAHSAAKALLVNTELSAEEIVKKSLEIAGELCIYTNMNHTIETL; from the coding sequence ATGGACTCATCACAAGACAACCATCCGGTGTTCCACGGCACCACCATCCTCAGTGTGCGTCGCCAGACGCCTTCCGGGCTCCAGGTCGCCATTGGCGGCGACGGGCAGGTCACGCTGGGCAACATCGTGGTCAAGGGCACGGCGCGCAAGGTGCGCAAGCTTTACCACGGCAAGGTGCTGGCCGGCTTTGCCGGGGCCACGGCGGATGCCTTCACGCTGTTCGAGCGTTTCGAGGCCAAGCTGGAAAAGCACCAGGGCCACCTGACGCGCGCTGCCATCGAACTCACCAAGGACTGGCGTACCGACCGCGTGCTGCGCCGCCTCGAGGCCATGCTGGCCGTGGCCGACGCCAGCGCGTCGCTCATCATCACCGGCAATGGCGACGTGCTGGAGCCCGAGCAGGGCATCGTGGCGATTGGCTCCGGGGGCGCCTATGCGCACTCGGCGGCCAAGGCGCTGCTGGTGAACACCGAGTTGTCCGCTGAAGAGATCGTGAAGAAGTCGCTCGAAATCGCGGGCGAACTCTGCATTTACACCAACATGAACCACACCATCGAGACGCTCTGA
- a CDS encoding DUF484 family protein, protein MTTHIPPITEDDIAQFLTNTPGFFERHAEVLASVQITSPHGARAVSLQERQAEMLREKIKGLEHRIMEMVRNSTENAAIAHKVHQWTSSLLQVRDPFDLPQAVVDGVRTLFDVPQAAVRVWEVAAPYIDADFTQGASEDARAFASSLTMPFCGPNLGFEPSGWLAQEGGEPAQSLALLPLREGAIDSATPAFGLLVLGSQDPQRFDATMGTDFLSRMAELASAALLRLK, encoded by the coding sequence ATGACTACCCACATCCCACCGATCACCGAAGACGACATCGCCCAGTTCCTCACCAACACGCCGGGTTTCTTCGAACGCCATGCCGAGGTGCTGGCCAGCGTGCAGATCACCAGCCCCCACGGTGCGCGCGCCGTGAGCCTGCAGGAGCGCCAGGCCGAGATGCTGCGCGAGAAGATCAAGGGCCTGGAGCATCGCATCATGGAAATGGTGCGCAACAGCACCGAGAACGCCGCCATTGCCCACAAGGTGCACCAGTGGACCAGCAGCCTGCTGCAGGTGCGCGACCCGTTCGACCTGCCCCAGGCCGTGGTCGATGGCGTGCGCACCCTGTTCGATGTGCCCCAGGCAGCGGTGCGCGTGTGGGAGGTGGCCGCACCCTACATCGACGCCGATTTCACCCAGGGCGCGAGCGAGGACGCGCGTGCGTTTGCCTCGTCGCTGACCATGCCGTTCTGCGGCCCCAACCTGGGCTTTGAGCCCTCCGGCTGGCTGGCGCAGGAAGGCGGCGAGCCCGCGCAGTCGCTGGCCCTGCTGCCGCTGCGCGAAGGGGCCATCGACAGCGCCACGCCCGCGTTTGGCCTGCTGGTGCTGGGCTCGCAAGACCCGCAGCGTTTTGATGCCACCATGGGCACCGACTTCTTGTCGCGCATGGCCGAGCTGGCCAGTGCCGCCCTGCTGCGCCTGAAGTAG
- a CDS encoding tyrosine recombinase XerC translates to MSEKPPAPDPHVLRYLEHVRVEKRLAARTLTLYTLDLEKLAQFAAGVNVPMLQLQTAHIRRFVAQMHSGGRSGRGIALILSGWRGFFIWAGRQGLIPHNPVQDVRAPKAPKPLPKALGVDDAVRLAEFDNTGADPWLEARDAAMVELLYGCGLRVGELAGLDAIPNADTQRQGRGWVDLQAGEAHVFGKGSKRRSVPVGAAATAALQAWLQLRATPFGGEGSARLDTALFVGQRGKRLTAQSIWLRLRQRSQLAGLTTPVHPHMLRHSFASHLLQSSGDLRAVQELLGHANITTTQVYTRLDFQHLAKVYDAAHPRARKKPP, encoded by the coding sequence ATGTCTGAAAAGCCTCCCGCCCCGGACCCCCACGTCCTGCGCTACCTGGAGCATGTGCGCGTCGAAAAGCGGCTGGCCGCGCGCACGCTCACGCTCTACACGCTGGACCTTGAAAAGCTGGCGCAGTTTGCGGCTGGCGTGAATGTGCCGATGCTGCAGTTGCAGACCGCTCACATCCGCCGCTTTGTCGCGCAGATGCACAGCGGCGGGCGCAGCGGGCGGGGCATTGCGCTCATCCTCTCGGGCTGGCGCGGGTTTTTCATCTGGGCGGGGCGGCAGGGGCTGATCCCGCACAACCCGGTGCAAGACGTACGTGCCCCCAAGGCCCCCAAACCCTTGCCCAAGGCGCTGGGCGTGGACGACGCCGTAAGGCTCGCAGAATTCGACAACACCGGCGCCGACCCCTGGCTGGAGGCGCGCGACGCCGCCATGGTGGAGCTGCTGTACGGCTGCGGTCTGCGCGTGGGTGAACTCGCGGGGCTGGACGCCATCCCCAATGCCGACACCCAGCGCCAGGGCCGCGGCTGGGTGGACCTGCAGGCGGGCGAAGCCCATGTGTTCGGCAAAGGCAGCAAGCGCCGCAGCGTGCCGGTGGGCGCCGCCGCCACGGCCGCGCTGCAGGCATGGCTGCAGCTGCGGGCCACACCGTTTGGTGGCGAAGGCTCTGCGCGGCTCGATACCGCCCTGTTTGTCGGCCAGCGTGGCAAGCGGCTCACGGCCCAGTCGATCTGGCTGCGCCTGCGCCAGCGCAGCCAGCTGGCAGGGCTGACCACGCCGGTACATCCGCACATGCTGCGCCACTCGTTCGCCAGCCACCTGCTGCAAAGCAGCGGCGACCTGCGCGCGGTGCAGGAGCTGCTGGGCCACGCCAACATCACCACTACGCAGGTCTATACGCGGCTCGACTTTCAGCACCTGGCCAAGGTGTACGACGCCGCCCACCCGCGTGCGCGGAAGAAGCCCCCGTAA
- a CDS encoding class I SAM-dependent rRNA methyltransferase, which yields MKTLRLRAGKERSLLRRHPWIFESAIAKGGGDSGETVRVESHEGQFLAWAAYSPSSRIRARVWSFDEAQRIDAPFFIAACARSIIARARFDVQSDGVRLVHGESDGLPGLIVDRYGDTLVAQFTSAGTERWKGVIADALLRETGLTKLYERSDASVRSLEGLEPATGWLRGGPTGAAGDGEGPPLELTIREHQWRLTLNIAEGHKTGFYLDQRDSRKRFADYTQRLGFKHVLNCFCYTGGFSVAALAGMRAAGAAADGHVTSIDSSGPALERARAHVALNGFDPNRASFMDADVNASLRQFLKEGQRFDAIILDPPKFAPTAAHAERAARAYKDINRLALQLLSPGGVLFTFSCSGGISADLFHKIVASAGADAGVDGYILERLGGAPDHPMTLEFPEGEYLKGLVVMRKG from the coding sequence ATGAAAACCCTTCGACTTCGCGCGGGCAAAGAGCGCTCGCTGTTGCGCCGCCATCCCTGGATCTTTGAATCGGCCATCGCCAAGGGCGGCGGCGACAGTGGAGAGACCGTGCGCGTCGAGTCGCACGAAGGCCAGTTTCTGGCTTGGGCGGCCTACAGCCCCAGCTCGCGCATCCGAGCACGGGTGTGGAGCTTTGACGAGGCGCAGCGCATTGATGCTCCGTTTTTTATAGCTGCTTGCGCACGTTCCATCATCGCCAGAGCCCGTTTTGATGTGCAAAGCGACGGTGTGCGCCTGGTGCACGGCGAGTCCGACGGCCTGCCCGGCCTCATCGTGGACCGCTATGGCGATACGCTGGTGGCGCAGTTCACCAGCGCGGGCACCGAGCGCTGGAAGGGCGTGATTGCCGATGCGCTGCTGCGCGAGACGGGCCTGACCAAACTGTATGAGCGTTCGGACGCCAGCGTGCGTTCGCTGGAAGGCCTGGAGCCCGCCACCGGCTGGCTGCGCGGCGGGCCCACGGGCGCGGCGGGCGATGGCGAAGGGCCGCCGCTGGAGCTGACGATCCGTGAGCACCAGTGGCGCCTGACCCTCAACATTGCCGAGGGCCACAAGACGGGCTTTTATCTGGACCAGCGCGACAGCCGCAAGCGCTTTGCCGACTACACGCAGCGCCTGGGCTTCAAACATGTGCTCAACTGCTTTTGTTACACCGGCGGCTTCAGCGTGGCAGCGCTGGCGGGCATGCGTGCGGCGGGCGCAGCCGCCGATGGCCATGTGACGTCCATTGACTCGTCCGGCCCCGCCTTGGAGCGCGCCCGTGCGCACGTGGCGCTCAACGGGTTCGACCCGAACCGCGCAAGCTTTATGGACGCTGATGTGAACGCCTCGCTGCGCCAGTTTCTCAAGGAGGGCCAGCGCTTCGATGCCATCATCCTGGACCCGCCCAAGTTCGCGCCCACGGCGGCCCACGCCGAGCGGGCAGCCCGCGCTTACAAGGACATCAACCGGCTGGCGCTGCAACTGCTGTCGCCTGGCGGGGTGCTGTTCACCTTCTCCTGCTCGGGCGGTATCAGCGCCGACCTGTTCCACAAGATCGTGGCGTCGGCCGGCGCAGATGCCGGAGTGGACGGCTACATCCTGGAGCGCCTGGGCGGCGCGCCCGACCACCCGATGACGCTGGAGTTTCCGGAGGGCGAGTACCTCAAGGGGCTGGTGGTGATGCGCAAGGGGTGA
- a CDS encoding chemotaxis protein CheW, which translates to MAASATAPSTTRLAPAPGTAQSVMTELREFLTFQIGNEEYGVDILRVQEIRSYEKPTTIANATGEWLGVMNLRGVIVPILDLRLKLGQTAVRYDHLKVVIVLHIGQRTVGVVVDGVSDVLTLEREQLRPVPALRGNVRPEHLLAIGSVGQRMLILLDIEKFLAKSVAGETPAPCH; encoded by the coding sequence ATGGCCGCCTCCGCCACAGCCCCCAGCACCACCCGCCTGGCCCCCGCGCCCGGCACGGCCCAGTCCGTGATGACCGAGCTTCGCGAATTTCTGACCTTCCAGATCGGCAACGAGGAATACGGGGTGGACATCCTGCGGGTGCAGGAGATCCGGTCGTACGAAAAGCCCACCACCATCGCCAATGCCACGGGCGAGTGGCTGGGCGTGATGAACCTGCGCGGCGTGATCGTGCCCATCCTGGACCTGCGCCTGAAGCTGGGGCAGACCGCCGTGCGGTACGACCACCTCAAGGTGGTGATCGTGCTGCACATCGGCCAGCGGACGGTGGGCGTGGTGGTGGACGGCGTGTCCGACGTGCTCACGCTGGAGCGCGAGCAGCTGCGCCCCGTGCCCGCCCTGCGCGGCAACGTCAGGCCCGAGCACCTGCTGGCCATCGGCTCGGTCGGCCAGCGCATGCTGATCCTGCTCGACATCGAGAAATTCCTGGCCAAGTCGGTGGCGGGCGAGACCCCGGCCCCCTGCCACTGA